The Lolium perenne isolate Kyuss_39 chromosome 6, Kyuss_2.0, whole genome shotgun sequence genome segment ttttaacggagtcagggcccatcatagcttctttgtttgtagttggtttatcattgttcataatcaatcctttgtccacaaatcatttatttgatcacaaagtaaaccatacctacaaggttcaatatgtacttcgatttccatggctaaaacactttgtagtcatgggagccatgatcgtcgtggccgcttccgaaacaaattccgatgctgcgctactctgatcattatgctcaggttcataaaccttatcaaattatattgtcctcccactcaaaaacttcactagaaacaatttcttggaaataagaaacattgacaaacacttttgtctttgtctacatagtgagaagaattcccaatcaattctctgggataaccaacaaagacattcatccgattttggttgtaaacttatttacttatgctatgcataccaaaatttttaaaaaaagactattaggattcatacccataccataactcgtatggtgtcatttcaacggatcatgatgatgctctattaagtgtaaaagcggtagtcactaaagcataatccacaaaaatataatggcgtcataatattttatctcatcattaatccaacaaggtttggatacatctctcggatacttcatcatcactatgatactccaagaaacgtgagttgtagaacaatttcataactctcttagatgttcgctaaaactcgtaattcaaatatttccaccatgatccaatcatagatacttgacttttctattacgatgatttccacttcatgctgaaatttatttgaatccattcaaaatgtttcaaacttttccttattgaatatatccacatatatactcaattcattgtttgaaagttttcatgaagtagaagaatctcccgcacacaactatgcccagtgaaccacatacatcatcatgtatttttcactaagttagttgcccgttcaacttttggcctatgaacggtattttaatcattctctttagaaaagatttggaagcgccaaatgattcaaaaatcaaatgactccgaaaatccatttgcatggagttccttcatgcgttcctttctaacatgacctaaatggtggttccacaaataagtggaattcaaatcatttgccttatggcattttagcgtcagtgttatgtatgtgtgtttcaccattaagatttataataacttatccatcgtacatggagtaatgtcataatttaaacaactcattgtttttatttgactagagcaaaataacaatttattaagctctttattataaattctaagggctagatagaatgccaatgacgaacataataacactttattttgttcctgacgtgcattcctatcatattccttgtcagtcacttaggccattgtattcttgtattgcgttgttttgtatgacacttcataccaaccaatatagtactaatacccaagaatttcatagtgtgagttaactaggaatacaaccataacatgtatatcatttatatacacctgagctagactttctagtcttctcttttctttttgccaaaatatcttttgtagtttctcttttagctttcctcattattcagaaaaacacttcaacatcattaacttctaggtttgttggtcaaataccaataaccttgaggttcttactttgaagttgatcatcatatgacaagtgttccagatttcattattagtaactttgtaatatgatgaacaatttcactcataattttatccatcatatcatgacgactttccgagaccatgtctgtacatgctaggctcgtaaagttttaaccttggtatttgcatgtgcaaatctagcttgcacccgttttatgcatacgtagaatctatcacacccgatcatcacgtgatgcttcgaaacgacgagtcttagtaacggtgcatatttaaggatggtcacttcatggatatgcgaatatcgttagtgccccaatagttggaggattgtgacgccttgcgtcttcaaccttcgtacattcccataaaacttatgagtttatgtagtctcaccaaactttattctatcatcttgcaataaggtcttagatatcacatatatctcataccttgattatttctgaaaactaaattttcagccccttacttttcaaacagatttgaacttcaagtttcacggagacaagataactttaggtactaattgaaaccatagctctttgaatcaacaatgtgaggtttactaaaagtttgcaataggacttaatcaattcttgattctttaacaatacggtaccaatccgtaaagtttcttgtcagattttaacagtatttctatctcaattacaagactagcgcatggtagaaaacggatgccaatactacaaaaataattcaaaatactactcagactatgtttatgataattagttcatgttttaatctaattactaatgaactcccacttaatacaacatccctcatagttgttaagtggtacacgatccaaattcactacaccaaaaaccgatcatcacgtgagatgatgtagcttcaatggtgaacatcaacatgttgatcatatcatccatatgactcgtgttcaacctttcggtttccgttgtcccgaggccatgtctgtacatgctaggctcgtcaagcaaacccaagtattccgcgtgtgcaacatggcttacacccgttgtatgtgaatcgttgaatctatcacatccgatcatcacgtgatgcttcgaaagcatttaactgttacaacggtgcatacgagggaagaacactttattatcttgatattaatgtgagggatcatcttataatgctaccgtcgcgatctaagcaaaataagatgcataaaaggattaacatcacatgcagttcatatgtgatatgatatggcccttttgtcgttgcgccttcgatcttcatctccaaagcacggacatgatctccatcattaacgggcatgatctccatcatcgttggcgtagcatcaaggttcatggcgccgtcttcatggttgttcacctcatgtatcaactattacaactactttgaaatactactcaacatgaaaattaaagacaaccataaggctcctgccggttgccacaatacaataatgatcatctcatacatattaatcatcacattatggccatatcacatcaccaaaccctgcaaaaacaagttagacgtctctaatttggtttgcatattttacgtggtttagggttttcgagagagatctaatctacctacgaacatgaaccacaacgttgatactaatgttttcaatagaagagtaaattgaatcttcactatagtaggagagacagacacccgcaaagcctcttatgcaatacaagttgcatgtcgaacgaggaacaagtctcatgaacgcggtcatgtaaagttagtccgagccgcttcatcccactatgccacaaagatgcaaagtactcaaactaaagataacaagagcatcaacgcccacaaaccattgtgttctactcgtgcaaccatctatgcatagacacggctacgatacccttgtaggataacgttgcatagaaaacaaaaattttcctacggcgaacacgcaatccaagccaagatgcaatctagaagacggtagcaacgagggggtatcgagtctcacccttgaagagattccaaagcctacaagatgaggctcttgttgctgcggtagacgatcacttgccgcttgcaaaagcgcgtagaagatcttgatcacgatcggttccggcgccacgaacgggcagcacctccgtactcggtcacacgttcggttgttgatgaagacgacgtccacctccccgttccagcgggcagcggaagtagtagctcctcttgaatccgacagcacgacggtgtggtgtcggtggcggtgaagaagtccggcggagcttcgctaagctacgcgggcaatatggaggagaggggggcggctagggtttgggaggggtggccggccactctatgggggcggccagcttgtggtcttggggtggccggccccctcccttggcccctcattatataggtggatccccaagtgttggtgtccaagtcttcgaataagacccgaaccaaaaaccttccataagaggggaaacctagcccaactaggactcccaccaaaaggtgggatttccacctcacaTCTTGGGGGTGGcaggccccctatggaggagtccacttgggactcctccccatctagggctggccggccatggaggtggagtcccatgtggactccaccttccttggtggtttcttccggatttttctagaaccttctagaaccttccatagaaccttccgcgacattttatttcatataaaatgacatcctatatatgaatcttattctccggaccattccggaactcctcgtgatgtccgggatctcatccgggactccgaacaaatattcgaactccattccatattcaagtactaccatttcaacatccaactttaagtgtgtcaccctacggttcgagaactatgcggacatggttgagtactcactccgaccaataaccaatagcgggatctggagatccataatggcttccacatattcaacgatgactttagtgatcgaatgaaccattcacatatattaccaattccctttgtcttgcgatattttacttgtccgaggtttgatcttcggtatcactctataccttgttcaacctcgtctcctgacaagtactctttataaatgcatcgtggtatgtggtctcttatgaactcattcatatgcttgcaagacattagacgacattccaccgagagggcccagagtatatctatccgtcatcgggatggacaaatcccactgttgatccatatgcctcaactcatactttccggatacttaatcccacctttatagccacccatttacgcagtggtgtttggtgtaatcaaagtacctttccggtataagtgatttacatgatctcatggtcataaggactaggtaactatgtatcgaaagcttatagcaaataacttaatgacgagatcttatgctacgcttaattgggtgtgtccattacatcattcatataatgatataaccttgttattaataacatccaatgttcatgattatgaaactaatcatccattaatcaacaagctagtttaagaggcataatagggacttcttgtttgtctacatatcacacatgtactaatgtttcggttaatacaattatagcatgatatataaacatttatcataaacataaagatataaataataaccactttattattgcctctagggcatatctccttcacatatatcaTCACTTACGCTTTGTTCTTATTTAACTTACTCATTTCCATCATCGAAGTATGATTGTGTGACAGCTAACCAAACTTATGAAAATAAATGGTTCAAAAAATACCAATTTCACATACAATAGTTTTGAACCAGCAGATACATCAGTGCATCAGCAGCCGCTCGTGTGCATGAACCAGCGGCAAAGGCTATGTCCTCTGGGTTGGCCTTGGAGCTTGTTTAAGGGACAAATAGTTGTGAAGTGATCACCACTAACTCGTGGAGTATTATTCAAGCGGTTGACGTATCAGCAGATTTGATTTGGTCCGGATATATATTTGCCTCAACGTTCATGCACCCTCCCGATCTGCAATATCATATCCCGTTAATACCTGACAGCTCCCGCCGTCTCGTGGAATTTTTAAATAAATCCCAATCTGACCTCGCTTGAGCTAGGATTTCTATTGCTTACTTTCCGGACAGTGCTTTAGTTTTTCTGCCGAATATCAGTAGACCGGAATGTTAACTTCGGCATATATACATCATAGACAAAACATGATTAGCAGTTCAGTGTGACGCAAAACCTGATCGATCTAGCTGGCTTATGCCATAGGTTAGATAGTTATACCGATTGCTTGCAGGAGTaataggtttttttttttttttgcttgataACAAAAGTAAACATATTTTTCTAACAGGTAGAGAGAAATGTCTTCAGATCATTATGTGTTAATTTCCAGTTTAATTACCTCTGCCATGTATTGTTGGCCAGGATCGGTGACAACTGACAACTCAGTCTTCATGCCATCGTTTATCCCAGCAAAACTACGGCCAAATACATGTTTGGATTCGGGTTTTGGACTTTTGGTTGATGATCTTCTTTTATCAGCCTCACTTATGACGTGGCGCTGTGTGAGAATTGTCCCAGTTATAATAGCGAAAAGGCTAGCACTCTGCTAAAATAACAAGGACAAAGCAAAGTTTGTTTAACCGGGGCTGCCAGGTGCCTGCTGCCCAGCTTTTGCACTATATTCAAATTTTGTATATGTGCAGCCAATGTAAGGCGAGTCAAAACTTAAAACTAAGGAAAATAATAGAGATGTAATGAAATATAGCTTCCGAGTCTATGTCGTACAATCATTACTAAAGTACTCCCCAAGTCAAAACCATGATATACAGCCATCTCATCAAGCTTTTTTCTTCAAGGGATTGGGTTTTTTCTAAACCGTGCTTTTGGCACCCTTTATTATTCCCCCTCCAAAGTCAATACATTTCAAACTAATAATGCGAACATAAAATAAACAAGAAATCTGCACGACCAACATTTGTCAACTTCTGCTAGGCATAATGCTAGCCTATAAATGCCATGAAGTACTTGACCGAAAACAGCACACAACCATCAATCTTTCTGTCTACTCACCTAAGAGCATCGAGCAGAGCCTCTAGCTTACAATCGTCCCATACCATTTCTAAAAGAAATACACTCCTACTGCAATGGCAAGAACTGGCTTCGTCGCGTTTCTCATCGGCATGGCCAGCATCGTCTCCGTGGTCACCGGCCAGCTCCGGCATATGCCCGCAGGCGGCCTTCCCCATGATATCTTTGCCCTTGGAATCGCCTCGAAGATCCGCATTGATCGCAACTCGACGGCGATGGCGTCTTCAGACTTTGGCCGCATTGTCGAGGCTGCGCCGGAGGCAATTCTCCACCCTGCCACGCCCAGCGACATCGCCGCGCTCATCAGGTTCTCCGCGTCCTCGCCGGCGCCGTTCCCCGTGTCGCCGCGTGGGCAGGGCCATTCCGTACGTGGGCAATCTCTTGCCCCGGGCGGCGTCATCGTCGACATGCCCGCGCTTGGTCGCGGCCACCACAGCCGCATCAACGTGTCCGCGGACTACGTCGACGCCGGCGGTGAGCAGCTGTGGATCGACGTCCTCCGCGCTACGCTGGAGCAAGGCCTGGCGCCGCGCGTGTGGACGGACTACCTCCGCATCACCGTCGGCGGTACGCTCTCCAACGCTGGTATCGGCGGGCAGGCGTTCCGGCACGGCCCGCAGATCGCCAACGTGCAGGAGCTCGACGTGGTGACAGGGACGGGCGACATGGTGACGTGCTCACGTGAGAAGAGCTCGGACCTGTTCTTCGCAGCATTGGGTGGGCTGGGCCAGTTCGGGGTCATCACTCGGGCTCGGATCATGCTCGAGCAGGCCCCGAAGCGGGTCCGTTGGGTCAGGCTCGCATACTCGGATGTTGCCATGTTCACAAGAGACCAGGAGCTGCTCATTTCTAAGCGGGCAAGCAAGGCCCGGTTCGACTACGTGGAAGGCCAGGTCCAGCTCAACATGACGCTGGCCGAGGGCCCTAAGTCGACACCTTTCTTCTCCGAAGCCGACATCAATAGGCTTGCCGGGCTCGCCTCACAGTCTAGCTCTGCCGCGATCTACATCATGGAAGTCGCCATGTACTACAACGACACCACTGCCTCCTATGTGGACAAGAAATTGGAGAAAGTCCTAGAGCAGCTAAGCTTCGTGCCAGGGTTTGTGTTCACGAAGGACGTGAGGTATGTCCAGTTCCTCGACCGcgtccgggaggaggaggaggtgctcCGGTCTGCCGGACTGTGGGATGTGCCGCACCCGTGGTTGAACCTCTTCATCCCCCGGTCACGCATTCTCGACTTCGACACTGGCGTGATCAAGGGTCTCCTCGGGGGTACCAACCCGGTGGGGGTAATCCTCATGTACCCAATGAACACGGCCAAATGGGACGACCGCATGACAGCTATGGCACCCCTTGCAGGAGAGGATATGTTTTACACCGTGGGATTGCTCCGGTCGGCGGTGGTCGCTAGTGACTTGGAGATACTCGAGGGGGAGAACGAAGCGGTGCTGTCATTTTGCGATAAAGAGGGTATCGAATGCAAGCAATACCTCCCACACCATAAGTCTGAGGATGGATGGAAAGAACATTTTGGGACCAGGTGGAGCAGAATCGCTGAGCTTAAGGCGAAGTTCGACCCTCACGCAATATTGTCACCGGGTCAAAGGATTTTCCCATCGCCCCATTTGTTGTCGGACACATAATTTAGTCCACCACTACTTAGATTTTTCTTTCTTAGATATAATCAAACTGTAACAAGTAGGAGATTTTGTTTGTATGTATAGAGTGCACAAAATAGGTTTTTGATAGACCAGCTACATTTACTCCCGTAGTTTTGTATTACTCTGCATATATGATTTAATTTGTCCAAAGTCAAAATTTTCCAAGTTTAGCTGGTTATATATAAAAATATATGATTATCTAGAAAATAAAAGTATACAGTGATTAGCATAATTCAATGTACAATCGTATCTTTTACATTTGACCAAAAATATATTTATATTTTATCATGGATAATTGGTCAAATATTGCAAAAGTTGACTTTGAGAAAACCTTATATACAGGGCAATATGAAACAGAGGAAGTAATAGCTCTAGAATTTGACTTCCTACTCCCGAGATCTTGAACATCCACATGTCAATGGTAGCCACTACATGAAATAAAACATGAAATTGATTTTTGTTTTCACGTTTAGGGAATACATCTTAGCGATAAAAATAATAAATCTGGCCTAAATCTGATATTCTAATACAAAAAGGGCATATGTGAAAAAAATCTTCACATGCAATTCAATTATCACTTTGTGTGCATCAAATCCACAATGACCCAGCAGACAAATATGTAGTTGATGAGTGGTAGAACACTCATCTTTATCGTCATTTGAGTCTTATATATTTCATTGAAATAACAATAATATCTCTCTGGATCTACTGGTAATCACTAACTATTGAATAGGTGTGCACATCCTTTTCTTTATTAATTTCTATGAAGAAATAGGCATTTTATGCAAGAAATCAGTGGAATATAAAGGACAATTACAATCTAGGAACGTCACCAAGTCAAGCGGGCCTCTGAGATGAATCACAAGCGACTAATGGTACGGTCACCCTCGCCCATACCGGGTGACCGTACCATACGTCGGTGGATTCTCCTCGTCAAACCCATTATTAAACGTGAAGGCACCTAGCTCATCCCAACAACAGAGCACCACCAGAACCCCACTCCACTTCCACAAGTTAGATATCCATCAACACTGAAGCTTTGAGGCCGCTACAATCATTTCCATCACCCTACTTTGTATCTTGATTTCATTGCAGTCGGCGACATTGTAAGACTGTTACTATTCAATCTATTCAAGATCCATTATACAATATTTATGATTGTTGACCTaatcatgtgtgagtagtcctcatgGGTTGAGGCATAGGCTCGCATCAACAAGTGCAACTATCGTTCAGATATTGAGTGTTACGTATTTGGATCCATGTGTACTACCGGTCATCTTCGTATCCCAATCTCTGGGCTTGTCAAGTACCCAAGTCCCGTGGAGTTGGTAACGATATGAAGGTAATGGTAGGTGGTGATTCACATAATCCGATATCGGCGTGGTTAGAGTAGCACAGGGCTCCGGAGATCCTTATGGGTTTTGGTTGTCTTAGGGTGTTTTAGGTGTTCTTCGTTCTTTGTGTTTGTGTTTCTCAGTGCTTTTAAGGGTCTACAACTTTGTATTTTTTCGTGATATGAACGCAGacaatctcaaaaaaaaaagcaaaggGTTGAATGTGTAGTTGCTATCTAGGAACTTATGATAACTTCACTGAACTTAAGGCTTTCTTACTTTTACTTAAATATCTTTGTCGCCTAGTGATACTTGGGGCAGGATCAAAGATCCATGGTGAGAGTTTCAACGTAGGCCGTGATATCCTTTGGACACATCACACCTTTATATCGTGTATCTTATTATTACATATATCACatctattattattattattatattttTAATCCTATAACCATCATTGCACAGTTGTAGGTGAAACCTTCGTCCTAGCCTATTTCTATCCATTGATAAGACCAAAAACAAAAGTAAACATTGGTCTGATGAAATAATGACTAAATGAAGTCTCGTTTGCAGTGATCTTTTACCATTAGAATTCTTCCTTGGGATTCGATAAAAACCTAGGGTCTCTTAGGGAAAAACAAAAGTACTACAATTCGATAATCCGGAACAAATGTATTAGTAGTGCGATATAGTGCCTATTAGACGGTCTCAAAATAATAAACATGGGGACCACGCCATAATCAGGAACACATTTATCccgactagttgaatgcccgtgcttcaCCACAGCTCAATAAATTTATCCAATTTGAAATTCATGCGTATGGAAATAAAAGACACAATTCTAAAATGCAAAATTTATACTACATCAAAAATCCTTCATTATTGTGTTCATTGCATTGCTTTATTTGGCGGCTCGTCAAAGATGAAAACGCGGGTCTGTTATAGCACGGCGTCGAAAAAACGCCCTATAGTCCATATGCCCAATTGTAACAGGACAGTTCATATAATAGATGAAAACGGTACTTCATTTAACAGATGAAAATGGCCTGACACTTTATATAACATACGAAAACACATGCCTCTTATAGCACCACATAGAGCGTCAATATGGAGGACGGGATCCATGGAGCCTGTTTTTCGAAAAAAAGATTGAAATTAATATTTTGAAGTTCTGAAAAATATCTGAAATATACAtaatgatgatttctacatgtatgCAAATTACCAAAGCGGATCATAAGTATTCCATGTGTAATGAACAATGTAAAATTCGAAAACTCCCAGATCTGTCAGTATTTTGTCATTTTTGCGTAGAACGGGATGCAACGGGATGCAAACTATTTCGCATTGTGATTTGGCAGAACCATAGAATTCATCATTGTAAACATCCAGAATTTCTCTTTGGATTTTTCTGAAAATTAAAAATGtcgatttaaaaaaaatcaaaaagggCTCCATAGAGCCCGTCCTTTATATTGACACCTCCAAGAACTCTAAGAAACTAACAACTATGACGTGTTACCTGACGGAGGTAGATCCTTGCAAGAGCAAGttttcgacacctccaagaactTTAAGGAAGTGCAAATCCGCCTAACAGATcccaaaaagacgacgtccatcgcttcCAACTTGGGCAGCGCATAGGAAAtcacgctcatcgagttcctccgtgagcgcttggaaatctttgcatggtgtccagctgtcaTGCCAGGGGtatccagggaacttgccgaacaCCCCCTCAATCTAGATCCAAGAGCTAGAACAATTCGAAAACATTTGCGGcgattctccgagccaaacctcAAAGCCATGTTGTCTGAGATACATCGACTCAAAGAAGCGGGTTTCATCAAGGAACTGCACCCCGAGGCCACGTGggtcgctaacccagtgctggtcccgaagaaaaacactgaagtcctttgcatgtgcgtcgatttcacgtgtctcaacaaacattatccaaatgatcactttcccctcccgaggatagaTCAAATCATCGATTCCACAgcaggttgtgaacgtctttccatcctcgacgcgtattctggttacaatcagatccgcttgaaagaagaagatgaagtcataacagatttcataaccccttatggcatattctgctacagaacaatgtctttcgggttgaaaaacgcgggagccacaTATCAAAGGATGACGCAGAAGTGCCTCGCCATGCAGATTGGAAAAAAACatccaagtatacatcgacgacgtaTTCATAAAAACAAGGCAAGGGTCATCCCTCATCGAAGACCTcaaagaaaccttcgacaacctcgacaagttccatctcaagttgaacccgacaaaatgttcctttggtgttcctgcaggagaactcctcggatacttAGTATCAGCCAGGggaatcgaggc includes the following:
- the LOC127309612 gene encoding cytokinin dehydrogenase 7-like, with translation MARTGFVAFLIGMASIVSVVTGQLRHMPAGGLPHDIFALGIASKIRIDRNSTAMASSDFGRIVEAAPEAILHPATPSDIAALIRFSASSPAPFPVSPRGQGHSVRGQSLAPGGVIVDMPALGRGHHSRINVSADYVDAGGEQLWIDVLRATLEQGLAPRVWTDYLRITVGGTLSNAGIGGQAFRHGPQIANVQELDVVTGTGDMVTCSREKSSDLFFAALGGLGQFGVITRARIMLEQAPKRVRWVRLAYSDVAMFTRDQELLISKRASKARFDYVEGQVQLNMTLAEGPKSTPFFSEADINRLAGLASQSSSAAIYIMEVAMYYNDTTASYVDKKLEKVLEQLSFVPGFVFTKDVRYVQFLDRVREEEEVLRSAGLWDVPHPWLNLFIPRSRILDFDTGVIKGLLGGTNPVGVILMYPMNTAKWDDRMTAMAPLAGEDMFYTVGLLRSAVVASDLEILEGENEAVLSFCDKEGIECKQYLPHHKSEDGWKEHFGTRWSRIAELKAKFDPHAILSPGQRIFPSPHLLSDT